One genomic segment of Actinoplanes ianthinogenes includes these proteins:
- a CDS encoding MGH1-like glycoside hydrolase domain-containing protein — protein MYAPAVSDLSAELWQSAARVLDLNWSGDHTVPSRRLYPHQWSWDAAFIAVGLAYVNPTRAWRDLRSLFEAQWPDGRVPHIVFDPDTAEDDYFPGPGVWNVPAYGRRRARSSTGLVQPPLHALAAWEVYRHASAHGAACVAEARTELAWLYPRLVAQQEYLAERRDAGGTGLAAIVHPWESGLDNSPAWDTVLDAVPADMSLLELHRRRDVAVTDAAQRPTDEDYARYIGLVLNYRDGGYSDTELAQRHPFAVECPGFNSILATAELALAQIAGVLGRTTDARRHRDRAREITAVVSRRLWDPDTRTFRARDARTGRLSPARCVSGLLPLMLPDLPAGQADAIMTEIRSERFGLPAPSADRTAPSFDTHRYWRGPIWINVNWLLRRGMQVHGHHGEAEELRRALLRLVHEHGHYEYFHPETGQGLGAPAFSWTAALCLDLLADRSAPAYAR, from the coding sequence ATGTACGCACCGGCTGTCTCCGACCTGTCCGCCGAGCTCTGGCAGTCCGCGGCCCGGGTGCTGGACCTCAACTGGTCCGGCGACCACACCGTCCCGTCCCGCCGCCTCTACCCGCATCAGTGGAGCTGGGACGCCGCGTTCATCGCGGTCGGCCTGGCCTACGTCAATCCCACCCGGGCCTGGCGTGACCTGCGCAGCCTGTTCGAGGCGCAGTGGCCGGACGGCCGGGTGCCGCACATCGTCTTCGACCCGGACACCGCCGAGGACGACTACTTCCCCGGGCCGGGCGTCTGGAACGTCCCGGCCTACGGCCGCCGCCGGGCGCGCAGCAGCACCGGCCTGGTGCAACCGCCGCTGCACGCGCTCGCCGCCTGGGAGGTCTACCGGCACGCGTCGGCGCACGGCGCGGCCTGCGTCGCGGAGGCCCGCACCGAGCTGGCCTGGCTCTATCCCCGGCTCGTGGCCCAGCAGGAATACCTTGCCGAGCGCAGGGACGCCGGCGGCACCGGGCTCGCCGCGATCGTGCATCCGTGGGAGTCCGGCCTGGACAACAGCCCGGCCTGGGACACCGTGCTGGACGCGGTGCCGGCCGACATGTCACTGCTGGAGCTGCACCGGCGCCGCGACGTGGCGGTCACGGACGCCGCGCAGCGGCCCACCGACGAGGACTACGCCCGCTACATCGGGCTGGTCCTGAACTACCGGGACGGCGGGTACTCGGACACCGAGCTGGCGCAGCGGCACCCGTTCGCGGTGGAGTGCCCCGGGTTCAACAGCATCCTGGCCACCGCCGAGCTGGCCCTCGCGCAGATCGCCGGGGTGCTCGGGCGGACCACCGACGCGCGCCGGCACCGGGACCGGGCGCGGGAGATCACCGCGGTCGTCTCCCGGCGGCTGTGGGACCCGGACACCCGGACGTTCCGGGCCCGGGACGCCCGCACCGGCCGTCTCAGCCCGGCCCGCTGCGTGAGCGGTCTGCTCCCGTTGATGCTGCCGGACCTGCCCGCCGGCCAGGCCGACGCGATCATGACGGAGATCCGGTCGGAGCGGTTCGGGCTGCCGGCCCCGAGCGCGGACCGGACCGCGCCGTCCTTCGACACCCACCGGTACTGGCGCGGCCCGATCTGGATCAACGTGAACTGGCTGCTGCGCCGCGGCATGCAGGTGCACGGCCACCACGGCGAGGCGGAGGAGCTGCGGCGGGCCCTGCTGCGGCTGGTGCACGAGCACGGGCACTACGAGTACTTCCACCCGGAGACCGGGCAGGGGCTGGGTGCGCCGGCGTTCAGCTGGACCGCGGCGCTCTGCCTCGATCTGCTCGCCGACCGGTCGGCTCCGGCTTACGCACGATGA
- a CDS encoding DNA polymerase ligase N-terminal domain-containing protein — MPDRLDEYRRKRDPARTPEPVPAGTATPDEERHRFVIQQHHARSLHWDVRLERDGVLVSFAVPRGLPRDQARNNLAKHTEDHPLEYLDFAGEIPAGEYGGGRMTIFDQGTYRSDKWRSDEISVTFHGDRTKGRYVFFQTGGADWMVRRMDPPEPGWETMPGDLRPMLATRASALPGDDAAWGYEMRWSGQRALAYVDGGRVTLGGPGGEPLIAVFPEIRALGPDLAPIEAVLDGELVVFDGARPDPDRLARRVGARNPKRAADRDPAQFLIYDLLWLDGHRTTGRLRYAERRELLDGLALAGEHWQTPPFFPGGGRFARDAARSQGLSGVVAKRLDSPYLPGETSRHWREIDVN, encoded by the coding sequence ATGCCGGACCGTCTGGACGAGTACCGCCGGAAGCGGGATCCCGCCCGCACGCCCGAACCGGTCCCGGCCGGGACAGCCACCCCGGACGAGGAGCGGCACCGCTTCGTCATCCAGCAGCACCACGCCCGCAGCCTGCACTGGGACGTCCGGCTGGAACGCGACGGCGTCCTCGTGTCGTTCGCCGTCCCGCGCGGCCTGCCCCGTGACCAGGCCCGCAACAACCTGGCCAAACACACCGAGGACCACCCGCTGGAGTACTTGGACTTCGCCGGCGAGATCCCGGCCGGCGAGTACGGCGGCGGCCGGATGACCATCTTCGATCAGGGCACCTACCGCTCCGACAAGTGGCGGTCCGACGAGATCAGTGTCACCTTTCACGGTGACCGCACGAAGGGGCGATACGTCTTCTTCCAGACCGGTGGCGCGGACTGGATGGTGCGCCGGATGGACCCACCCGAGCCCGGCTGGGAGACGATGCCCGGCGACCTGCGCCCGATGCTGGCCACCCGGGCGAGCGCCCTGCCCGGCGACGACGCGGCGTGGGGGTACGAGATGCGCTGGTCCGGGCAGCGTGCTCTGGCGTACGTCGATGGCGGGAGAGTGACCCTCGGCGGACCCGGCGGCGAACCGCTGATCGCGGTGTTTCCCGAGATCCGGGCCCTGGGGCCGGATCTCGCGCCGATCGAGGCGGTCCTCGACGGCGAGCTGGTGGTGTTCGACGGCGCCCGGCCGGACCCGGATCGGCTGGCCCGGCGAGTCGGGGCGAGGAATCCGAAACGGGCGGCGGACCGCGATCCGGCGCAATTCCTGATCTACGACCTGCTGTGGCTGGACGGGCACCGGACCACCGGACGCCTCCGCTACGCCGAGCGCCGCGAGTTGCTCGACGGCCTGGCCCTGGCGGGCGAGCACTGGCAGACGCCACCGTTCTTCCCGGGCGGCGGCCGGTTCGCCCGGGACGCGGCACGTTCGCAGGGGTTGTCCGGCGTGGTGGCGAAGCGACTGGATTCGCCCTACCTGCCCGGCGAGACCAGCCGCCACTGGCGGGAGATCGACGTGAACTGA
- a CDS encoding FAD-dependent monooxygenase has protein sequence MTLRILVVGAGIAGLAAARGLRVAGFRPDVVEALPATMSPSAGIYLPGNASRALRLLGLDVPLRPLGDLIFRQVFLDVRGRHLFEMDVAGLWAGVGESRALSRADLQQVLLTGVGGDVRYDTEVRDLQIVEGGAKVEFATGAIAEYDVVIGADGRRSTIREKIGLGGPATPTGQIVYRAVVSGGPPLTDWTAVLGRRAQFVAMPMGGRKIYCYADETAPDAPDPADPRDRLQEVFGQFGGPVPAILDRVEKVSVSRTDEVVLPTWSRGPVVLVGDAAHATAPTLAQGAAMSFEDGFVLGQELRRAEADIPAALRAYEQRRRPRCADVRDRTRERDRTRDVPPSLRDPMLRRRGLRIFTDHYKGLVAPV, from the coding sequence ATGACCTTGCGCATCCTCGTGGTGGGCGCCGGCATCGCCGGCCTGGCCGCGGCCCGGGGGCTGCGAGTCGCGGGCTTCCGGCCGGATGTGGTGGAGGCTCTGCCCGCCACCATGAGTCCCAGCGCCGGCATCTATCTGCCCGGCAACGCCTCCCGCGCGCTGCGCCTGCTCGGCCTCGACGTCCCGCTGCGCCCGCTGGGTGACCTGATCTTCCGGCAGGTCTTCCTGGATGTCCGTGGCCGCCACCTGTTCGAGATGGATGTGGCCGGTCTCTGGGCCGGCGTCGGCGAGTCCCGCGCGCTGTCCCGTGCCGATCTCCAGCAGGTGCTGCTCACCGGCGTCGGCGGCGACGTGCGCTATGACACCGAGGTGCGCGACCTGCAGATCGTCGAGGGCGGCGCCAAGGTCGAGTTCGCCACCGGCGCCATCGCGGAGTATGACGTGGTGATCGGCGCCGACGGCCGCCGCTCGACGATCCGGGAGAAGATCGGTCTGGGCGGCCCGGCCACCCCGACCGGGCAGATCGTCTATCGCGCGGTGGTCTCCGGCGGCCCGCCGCTCACCGACTGGACCGCGGTGCTGGGCAGGCGGGCGCAGTTCGTCGCGATGCCGATGGGCGGCCGCAAGATCTATTGCTACGCCGACGAGACCGCCCCCGACGCTCCCGACCCGGCCGACCCGCGCGACCGGCTCCAGGAGGTGTTCGGTCAGTTCGGCGGCCCGGTGCCGGCCATCCTCGACCGGGTCGAGAAGGTGTCGGTCTCCCGGACCGACGAGGTGGTCCTGCCCACCTGGTCCCGCGGGCCGGTGGTGCTGGTCGGCGACGCCGCGCACGCCACCGCGCCGACCCTGGCCCAGGGCGCCGCGATGTCCTTCGAGGACGGGTTCGTGCTGGGCCAGGAGCTGCGCCGGGCCGAGGCGGACATCCCGGCCGCGCTGCGCGCTTACGAGCAGCGGCGCCGCCCGCGCTGCGCCGACGTGCGCGACCGCACCCGCGAGCGGGACCGGACCAGGGACGTGCCGCCGTCGCTGCGCGACCCGATGCTGCGCCGCCGCGGACTCCGGATCTTCACCGATCACTACAAGGGTCTGGTGGCCCCGGTCTAG
- the ctaD gene encoding cytochrome c oxidase subunit I, protein MTTVAPSPIATRPYPVRRQVKGSAFARILRTTDAKQIGIMYMITAFVFFLLGGLMALLMRAELARPGMQVLSPEQFNQLFTMHGTIMLLFFATPIVFAFGNYVVPIQIGAPDVSFPRLNAFAYWLYLFGGLITIGGFLTPGGAADFGWFAYTPLSNSLHSPGVGGNMWVVGLAISGLGTILGSVNLITTILTLRAPGMTMFRMPIMTWNMLVTALLAVMVFPFLAAALFALAADRVLGAHVFDVQTGGPMLWQHLFWFFGHPEVYIIALPFFGIITEVIPVFSRKPVFGYKGLVAATLLIGALSMSVWAHHMFVTGQVLLPFFSFLSFLIAVPTGMKFFVWIGTMWRGQISFEAPMLFAIGFMVTFLFGGLSGVLLAAPPIDFHVSDSYFVIAHFHYVLFGTIVFAVFSGIYFWFPKMFGRYLDERLAKVHFWLTFVGFHTTFLVQHWLGTKGMPRRYADYLPTDGFTTLNTVSTIGSFILGLATLPFLYNIWKSYKVGKVATADDPWGHGNSLEWATTTPPPLRNFDRMPRIRSERPAFDLKFPELAAGDHQSIAGPPEGGARVLTHESDGGATYQEDVESNKDR, encoded by the coding sequence GTGACGACCGTTGCGCCGTCGCCGATCGCGACCCGTCCATATCCGGTCAGGCGGCAGGTCAAGGGTTCGGCATTCGCCCGGATCCTGCGCACGACGGACGCGAAGCAGATCGGGATCATGTACATGATCACCGCCTTCGTGTTCTTCCTGCTCGGCGGCCTCATGGCGCTGCTGATGCGGGCCGAGCTGGCCCGGCCGGGGATGCAGGTCCTCTCGCCGGAGCAGTTCAACCAGCTGTTCACCATGCACGGCACGATCATGCTGCTGTTCTTCGCCACACCGATCGTGTTCGCCTTCGGCAACTACGTGGTGCCGATCCAGATCGGCGCGCCCGACGTGTCGTTCCCCCGGCTGAACGCGTTCGCGTACTGGCTCTACCTGTTCGGTGGTCTGATCACCATCGGCGGCTTCCTCACCCCGGGTGGCGCCGCCGACTTCGGCTGGTTCGCCTACACGCCGCTGAGCAACTCGCTGCACTCGCCGGGTGTCGGCGGCAACATGTGGGTGGTCGGCCTGGCCATCTCGGGTCTGGGCACGATCCTCGGCTCGGTGAACCTGATCACCACGATCCTCACCCTGCGCGCACCCGGCATGACCATGTTCCGCATGCCGATCATGACCTGGAACATGCTGGTCACGGCGCTGCTCGCGGTGATGGTCTTCCCGTTCCTGGCGGCCGCGCTGTTCGCGCTCGCCGCGGACCGCGTGCTCGGCGCGCACGTCTTCGACGTGCAGACCGGCGGCCCGATGCTCTGGCAGCACCTCTTCTGGTTCTTCGGCCACCCCGAGGTGTACATCATCGCGTTGCCGTTCTTCGGCATCATCACCGAGGTCATCCCGGTCTTCAGCCGCAAGCCGGTCTTCGGCTACAAGGGCCTGGTCGCCGCGACCCTGCTGATCGGCGCGCTGTCGATGTCGGTGTGGGCGCACCACATGTTCGTCACCGGCCAGGTGCTGCTGCCGTTCTTCAGCTTCCTGAGCTTCCTGATCGCGGTGCCGACCGGCATGAAGTTCTTCGTCTGGATCGGCACCATGTGGCGCGGCCAGATCAGCTTCGAGGCGCCGATGCTCTTCGCGATCGGCTTCATGGTGACCTTCCTCTTCGGTGGTCTCTCCGGCGTGCTGCTGGCCGCCCCGCCGATCGACTTCCACGTGTCGGACTCGTACTTCGTGATCGCGCACTTCCACTACGTGCTCTTCGGCACGATCGTGTTCGCGGTCTTCTCCGGCATCTACTTCTGGTTCCCGAAGATGTTCGGCCGCTACCTGGACGAGCGCCTCGCCAAGGTGCACTTCTGGCTGACCTTCGTCGGCTTCCACACCACCTTCCTCGTGCAGCACTGGCTGGGCACCAAGGGCATGCCCCGGCGGTACGCGGACTACCTGCCCACCGACGGCTTCACCACGCTGAACACGGTCTCCACGATCGGCTCGTTCATCCTGGGCCTGGCCACGCTGCCCTTCCTCTACAACATCTGGAAGTCCTACAAGGTCGGCAAGGTCGCCACGGCCGACGACCCGTGGGGCCACGGCAACTCGCTGGAGTGGGCGACCACCACCCCGCCGCCGCTGCGCAACTTCGACCGGATGCCGCGGATCCGTTCCGAGCGGCCCGCCTTCGACCTGAAGTTCCCGGAGCTCGCGGCCGGTGACCACCAGTCGATCGCCGGCCCGCCGGAGGGCGGCGCCCGGGTGCTGACCCACGAGTCCGACGGTGGGGCGACCTACCAGGAGGACGTCGAGAGCAACAAGGACCGCTGA
- a CDS encoding MFS transporter → MLLKPYRETLALPKIPSLLVVATLARIPIAAAAVVLTLHVVTDLGRGYGAAGLVGAAATIGGSLGAPVMGRLIDRRGLRPVLVLTTVAEVIYWLVAQALPYWALLPVAVVGGFLALPAFSVARQSIAALTPESHRLPAFALDSMTTELSFMAGPALGVLIATSAAGPRVAMLTLAGGILLAGLGLWLLNPPTRAEHEAPVSAGERVARRDWLKPRFVAVLAVTMAATVVLSGTDVSVVAVLRESGELSWSGLVMSLWALFSLVGGFAYGTVRRGLPVLALFVPMAVLTVPVGLGGSHWWLLALLLIPAGALCAPTITASSAAISQMIPAAARGEAMGLHNSALTVGVALGGPLAGLAIDSLGPAWGFVAVGAVGILVALLVLPAELRRRRETPPAADPSDTLPAAGSTDPAFGAPEASVSGGADASTESSVGGSGALAAPSVATSGS, encoded by the coding sequence ATGTTGCTCAAGCCTTACCGGGAAACCCTCGCGCTGCCGAAGATCCCGTCGTTGCTGGTGGTCGCCACGCTGGCCCGCATCCCGATCGCGGCCGCCGCGGTGGTGCTCACCCTGCACGTCGTCACCGACCTGGGCCGGGGTTACGGCGCGGCCGGCCTGGTCGGCGCGGCGGCGACCATCGGCGGCTCGCTCGGCGCCCCGGTGATGGGCCGGCTGATCGACCGGCGCGGGCTGCGCCCGGTGCTGGTGCTGACCACCGTCGCCGAGGTGATCTATTGGCTGGTGGCGCAGGCGCTGCCCTACTGGGCGCTGCTCCCGGTCGCCGTGGTCGGTGGTTTCCTGGCCCTGCCGGCCTTCTCGGTGGCCCGGCAGTCGATCGCCGCGCTGACGCCCGAGTCGCATCGGCTGCCCGCGTTCGCCCTCGACTCGATGACCACCGAGCTGTCGTTCATGGCCGGCCCCGCCCTCGGCGTCCTGATCGCGACCAGCGCGGCCGGCCCGCGCGTCGCCATGCTGACCCTGGCCGGCGGCATCCTCCTGGCCGGCCTCGGCCTGTGGCTGCTCAACCCGCCGACCCGGGCCGAGCACGAGGCCCCGGTCTCGGCCGGTGAGCGGGTCGCTCGGCGCGACTGGCTCAAGCCGCGGTTCGTCGCCGTGCTCGCCGTCACGATGGCGGCCACGGTGGTGCTCTCCGGCACCGACGTGTCGGTGGTGGCCGTGCTGCGGGAGTCCGGCGAGCTCAGCTGGAGCGGTCTGGTGATGTCGCTCTGGGCGTTGTTCTCCCTGGTCGGCGGTTTCGCCTACGGCACGGTTCGCCGCGGCCTGCCGGTCCTCGCCCTGTTCGTCCCGATGGCGGTGCTGACCGTCCCGGTCGGCCTGGGCGGCTCGCACTGGTGGCTGCTGGCCCTGTTGCTCATTCCGGCCGGCGCCCTCTGCGCCCCGACCATCACCGCCAGCTCGGCCGCGATCAGCCAGATGATCCCGGCCGCGGCCCGTGGTGAGGCGATGGGCCTGCACAATTCGGCGCTGACCGTCGGCGTCGCCCTGGGCGGTCCGCTGGCCGGCCTGGCCATCGACTCCCTCGGTCCGGCCTGGGGCTTCGTCGCCGTCGGCGCCGTCGGCATCCTGGTCGCCCTGCTGGTCCTCCCGGCCGAGCTGCGCCGTCGCCGGGAAACCCCACCGGCTGCCGATCCGTCCGACACCCTGCCCGCGGCCGGCTCGACCGACCCGGCTTTCGGTGCTCCCGAGGCGTCTGTCTCCGGTGGGGCCGATGCGTCCACGGAGTCCTCCGTGGGCGGGTCCGGCGCGCTCGCGGCGCCCTCCGTCGCCACGTCCGGGTCGTAG
- a CDS encoding isochorismatase family protein gives MSRALIIVDVQNDFCEGGSLPVTGGAAVAKGISLVLDKAGERWDHVVATKDYHVDPGAHFSAHPDYVDSWPAHCVAGSSGADFHPELVTDRIEAIFHKGAHQAAYSGFEGHTEAGEDLAGWLRAKGVTDVEVVGIATDHCVRATALDAATAGFATTVLLELTAGVAKTTTDAALDQFRAAAVATTGAPIVAPA, from the coding sequence ATGTCACGCGCGCTGATCATCGTCGACGTGCAGAACGACTTCTGCGAGGGCGGCTCGCTGCCGGTCACCGGTGGCGCCGCCGTCGCCAAGGGCATCTCGCTGGTGCTCGACAAGGCCGGCGAGCGGTGGGACCACGTGGTCGCCACGAAGGACTACCACGTCGACCCGGGCGCGCACTTCAGCGCGCACCCGGACTACGTCGACTCGTGGCCGGCGCACTGCGTGGCCGGCTCGTCCGGCGCCGACTTCCACCCGGAGCTGGTCACCGACCGGATCGAGGCGATCTTCCACAAGGGCGCGCACCAGGCGGCGTATTCCGGCTTCGAGGGGCACACCGAGGCCGGCGAGGATCTCGCCGGGTGGCTGCGGGCCAAGGGAGTCACCGACGTCGAGGTCGTGGGCATCGCGACGGACCATTGCGTACGCGCGACCGCCCTCGACGCCGCCACCGCGGGCTTCGCCACGACCGTGCTCCTGGAACTGACCGCCGGCGTGGCCAAGACGACGACGGACGCGGCCCTCGACCAGTTCCGCGCCGCCGCCGTCGCCACCACCGGCGCCCCGATCGTCGCCCCCGCCTGA
- a CDS encoding nicotinate phosphoribosyltransferase produces the protein MNTTGPALLTDHYELTMISAALKDGTADRQCVFEVFARRLPTGRRYGVVAGTDRLIDLIAGFRFDPAEIDFLRSSGVVDEPTATWLAGYQFTGEIEGYAEGELFFPGSPILTVSGKFAECVVLETLILSVLNHDCAIAAAAARMVTAARGRPIIEMGSRRTHEHAAVAAARAAYLAGFASTSNLAAGRAYGIPTTGTSAHAFTLLHDDEPAAFGSQVAALGKNTTLLVDTYDITQGIRNAIAVAGPDLRAVRIDSGDLSVLAQQSRELLDSLGATETKIIVSGDMDEYSIATLAAEPVDMYGAGTAVVTGSGAPTAGLVYKLVEVAGRPVVKRSENKATVGGRKTAVRRHKPTGTAIEEIIVSQGVPDHQANDRLLQRTYIAAGEPQPRPGLSESRDHLRQCLISIPWEGLKLSAGDPAIPVIIIPTV, from the coding sequence GTGAATACGACCGGGCCGGCTCTGCTGACCGACCACTACGAGCTGACCATGATCAGTGCCGCGCTCAAGGACGGCACCGCGGATCGGCAGTGCGTCTTCGAGGTCTTCGCCCGCCGGCTGCCCACCGGCCGGCGTTACGGCGTGGTCGCCGGCACCGACCGGCTGATCGACCTGATCGCCGGCTTCCGGTTCGACCCGGCCGAGATCGACTTCCTGCGGTCCTCCGGCGTGGTCGACGAGCCGACCGCGACATGGCTGGCCGGCTATCAGTTCACCGGCGAGATCGAGGGGTACGCGGAGGGCGAGCTGTTCTTCCCGGGCTCGCCGATCCTCACCGTCTCCGGCAAGTTCGCCGAGTGCGTGGTGCTGGAGACCCTGATCCTCTCGGTGCTCAACCACGACTGCGCGATCGCGGCCGCCGCCGCCCGGATGGTCACCGCCGCCCGCGGCCGGCCGATCATCGAGATGGGCTCCCGGCGCACCCACGAGCACGCCGCGGTCGCCGCCGCCCGGGCCGCCTACCTGGCCGGTTTCGCCTCCACCTCCAACCTGGCGGCCGGCCGCGCCTACGGCATCCCGACCACCGGCACCTCGGCGCACGCGTTCACGCTGCTGCACGACGACGAGCCGGCCGCGTTCGGCTCCCAGGTGGCGGCCCTCGGCAAGAACACCACGCTGCTCGTCGACACGTACGACATCACCCAGGGCATCCGGAACGCGATCGCGGTGGCCGGCCCCGACCTGCGCGCGGTCCGGATCGACTCCGGCGACCTGTCGGTGCTCGCCCAGCAGTCCCGGGAGCTGCTCGACTCGCTCGGCGCCACCGAGACGAAGATCATCGTTTCGGGTGACATGGACGAGTACTCGATCGCCACCCTCGCCGCCGAGCCGGTCGACATGTACGGCGCCGGCACCGCCGTGGTCACCGGTTCCGGAGCGCCCACCGCCGGCCTGGTCTACAAGCTGGTCGAGGTGGCCGGCCGCCCGGTCGTCAAGCGCTCGGAGAACAAGGCGACCGTCGGCGGCCGCAAGACCGCCGTGCGCCGGCACAAGCCCACCGGCACCGCCATCGAGGAGATCATCGTCTCCCAGGGGGTGCCCGACCACCAGGCCAACGACCGGCTGTTGCAGCGCACCTACATCGCCGCCGGCGAGCCGCAGCCCCGGCCCGGCCTGAGCGAGTCCCGGGACCACCTGCGGCAGTGCCTGATCTCCATCCCGTGGGAGGGCCTCAAGCTCTCCGCGGGCGACCCGGCCATCCCGGTCATCATCATTCCCACCGTCTAG
- the clpS gene encoding ATP-dependent Clp protease adapter ClpS, protein MALPQVAPVETPEIEEVPAEDRPWVTIVWDDPVNLMSYVTWVFQKLFGFSKEKAERLMMDVHTKGKAVVSTGARERMEMDANQLHGYGLWATVDRA, encoded by the coding sequence ATGGCGTTGCCTCAGGTTGCTCCCGTCGAGACGCCGGAGATCGAGGAAGTACCGGCCGAGGATCGACCTTGGGTGACCATCGTCTGGGACGATCCGGTCAACCTGATGTCGTACGTGACCTGGGTCTTCCAGAAGCTCTTCGGATTCAGCAAGGAAAAGGCCGAAAGGCTGATGATGGACGTGCACACCAAGGGCAAGGCGGTGGTCTCCACCGGCGCCCGGGAGCGCATGGAGATGGACGCCAACCAACTGCACGGATACGGTCTCTGGGCAACTGTGGACCGAGCCTGA
- a CDS encoding DUF2017 domain-containing protein, translating to MFRRSGGQCVATFAYDEVRVLRKVAAEVVGLLTDGMDHTDPVVGRLFPDIYPDRPEDSTEFRLYTEGDLKTAKIDQAGAILAALPDEGEGEVRLDGEAAEAWLRAINDARLAMGTRLDIQADTDLAEELDEAVLEDPGSSRVFQLSVYAYLGYLQESLLNALPEIK from the coding sequence ATGTTCCGACGCAGCGGCGGTCAGTGTGTGGCCACGTTCGCCTATGACGAGGTGCGCGTCCTGCGGAAGGTGGCCGCCGAGGTGGTGGGCCTGCTGACCGACGGGATGGATCACACCGACCCGGTGGTCGGCCGCCTCTTCCCGGACATCTATCCGGACCGGCCGGAGGACTCGACCGAGTTCCGGCTGTACACCGAGGGCGACCTGAAGACCGCGAAGATCGACCAGGCCGGCGCGATCCTGGCCGCGCTGCCCGACGAGGGCGAGGGCGAGGTGCGCCTGGACGGCGAGGCCGCCGAGGCCTGGCTGCGGGCGATCAACGACGCCCGGCTGGCGATGGGCACCCGCCTGGACATCCAGGCGGACACCGACCTGGCCGAGGAGCTGGACGAGGCGGTGCTGGAGGATCCCGGTTCCAGCCGGGTGTTCCAGCTCTCCGTCTACGCCTACCTCGGATATCTCCAGGAGTCGCTGCTCAACGCGCTGCCGGAGATCAAGTAG
- a CDS encoding MoaD family protein, with protein sequence MAIEVRVPTILRSYTGGSKVVEGAGDTLTALIDDLDAKHNGIKGRLITPEGGLHRFVNIYVNDEDVRFLGALDAKLNDGDSITILPAVAGGALGFAAAAALLGK encoded by the coding sequence ATGGCTATCGAAGTTCGCGTCCCCACCATCCTGCGCAGCTACACCGGCGGCTCGAAGGTCGTCGAGGGCGCCGGTGACACCCTCACCGCCCTGATCGACGACCTGGACGCCAAGCACAACGGCATCAAGGGCCGGCTGATCACCCCCGAGGGTGGCCTGCACCGCTTCGTCAACATCTACGTCAACGACGAGGACGTCCGCTTCCTCGGCGCGCTCGACGCGAAGCTGAACGACGGTGACTCGATCACCATCCTCCCGGCCGTGGCCGGTGGCGCGCTGGGTTTCGCGGCGGCCGCCGCCCTCCTGGGCAAGTGA
- a CDS encoding PLP-dependent cysteine synthase family protein, translating into MARYESLLDACGGTPLVGLPRLSPVVPEGAPPVRLWAKLEDRNPTGSIKDRAALFMVREAEESGHLRPGDTILEPTSGNTGIALAMVAKLRGYRLVCVMPENVSAERVQLLRMYGAEIIFSPAAGGSNQAVATAKQIAAEHPDWKMLYQYGNPANARAHFETTGPELLHDLPTITHFVAGLGTTGTLMGTGRFLKEKVEGIQIIAAEPRYGELVYGLRNIDEGYVPELYDASVLDRRFSVGTRDAVLRTRQLVEVEGIFAGFSSGAILHAALAVAHEAVKNGKRADVAFVIADGGWKYLSTGAYGGTLNDAEEALEGQLWA; encoded by the coding sequence ATGGCTCGTTACGAGAGCCTGCTGGACGCGTGCGGGGGCACGCCGCTCGTCGGCCTGCCCCGCCTCTCCCCGGTGGTGCCCGAGGGGGCGCCACCGGTGCGGCTCTGGGCCAAGCTGGAGGACCGCAACCCGACCGGCAGCATCAAGGACCGTGCCGCGCTCTTCATGGTGCGCGAGGCCGAGGAGTCCGGGCATCTCCGCCCGGGCGACACCATCCTGGAGCCGACCAGCGGCAACACCGGCATCGCCCTGGCCATGGTGGCCAAGCTGCGGGGTTACCGGCTGGTCTGCGTGATGCCGGAGAACGTGTCGGCCGAGCGCGTCCAGCTCCTGCGGATGTACGGCGCTGAGATCATCTTCTCGCCGGCCGCCGGCGGGTCGAACCAGGCGGTCGCGACCGCCAAGCAGATCGCCGCCGAGCACCCCGACTGGAAGATGCTGTATCAGTACGGCAACCCGGCGAACGCCCGCGCGCACTTCGAGACCACCGGTCCGGAGCTGCTGCACGACCTGCCCACGATCACGCACTTCGTGGCCGGCCTGGGCACCACCGGCACCCTGATGGGCACCGGCCGGTTCCTCAAGGAGAAGGTCGAGGGCATCCAGATCATCGCCGCCGAGCCGCGGTACGGCGAACTGGTCTACGGCCTGCGCAACATCGACGAGGGCTACGTCCCGGAGCTGTACGACGCCAGCGTGCTGGATCGCCGGTTCTCGGTGGGCACCCGGGACGCGGTGCTGCGGACCCGCCAGCTCGTCGAGGTCGAGGGGATCTTCGCGGGCTTCTCCAGCGGGGCGATCCTGCACGCCGCCCTCGCGGTGGCGCACGAGGCGGTCAAGAACGGCAAGCGTGCCGACGTCGCCTTCGTGATCGCCGACGGCGGGTGGAAATACCTGTCGACGGGGGCGTACGGCGGCACGCTCAACGACGCCGAGGAAGCCCTCGAGGGCCAGCTGTGGGCCTGA